A genomic region of Campylobacter corcagiensis contains the following coding sequences:
- a CDS encoding ATP-binding cassette domain-containing protein has translation MINIKNLNLFYKNTQILKSIDFATNGVGCVCIMGKSGSGKSMFAKSFIKLFDSDFKLSADKFEVFNQNILHLKGANLREFRQKTSALIFQNPVGSLHPLLNIGDSFNLYLKKTIKNPKKVAFEYLQKLGFDDLNLLWHKFPYELSGGEASRVNIAIALCLKPKMLICDEITASLDTINQKAVIDIINLIKQDRQIIFITHQKSVANSVGDSFYEMKNGELKPC, from the coding sequence ATGATAAATATTAAAAATTTAAACCTTTTTTACAAAAATACTCAAATTTTAAAAAGCATTGATTTTGCTACAAATGGTGTTGGGTGCGTGTGTATAATGGGCAAAAGTGGCTCTGGAAAGTCAATGTTTGCTAAAAGTTTTATAAAGCTTTTTGATAGCGATTTTAAACTAAGTGCAGATAAATTTGAAGTTTTTAACCAAAATATTTTACATTTAAAGGGTGCAAATTTAAGAGAATTTAGGCAAAAAACCTCTGCTTTGATTTTTCAAAATCCAGTTGGTTCTTTGCATCCGCTTTTAAATATTGGAGATAGCTTTAATCTATATCTGAAAAAAACTATAAAAAATCCTAAAAAAGTAGCTTTTGAGTATTTACAAAAGCTTGGGTTTGATGATTTAAACCTTCTTTGGCATAAATTTCCATATGAACTAAGTGGTGGCGAAGCAAGTAGAGTAAATATCGCTATTGCGCTTTGTTTAAAACCAAAAATGCTAATTTGTGATGAGATAACAGCAAGCCTTGATACTATAAATCAAAAAGCAGTTATTGATATCATAAATTTAATCAAACAAGACCGCCAAATAATCTTTATCACGCACCAAAAAAGCGTTGCAAACTCTGTTGGAGATAGCTTTTATGAGATGAAAAATGGAGAACTAAAGCCATGCTAG
- a CDS encoding ATP-binding cassette domain-containing protein, whose protein sequence is MLEVKNITLSYDFKEHFNKKAKKLTILNDISFSLESGENLSILGVSGSGKSSLARVIAGLIKPQSGTILLNGKSLNFDNFKEFSKISLLMQNQKSCLNPALKIKTSLKLLEKYQNTKFIGILDSLKSLNLSKNTLDKYPHELSGGEASRVGILKSLLIKSEILILDEITSGLDDDNIAQLLELIKGIKTSIIFITHDLNLAQKVSKNFIIIESANLVTYGKFSDMQNDEIVKKYQNI, encoded by the coding sequence ATGCTAGAGGTTAAAAATATTACTTTGTCATATGACTTTAAAGAGCATTTTAACAAAAAAGCTAAAAAACTAACCATTTTAAACGATATAAGTTTTAGCTTAGAAAGTGGTGAAAATTTATCCATACTTGGCGTAAGCGGAAGTGGTAAAAGCTCGTTAGCTAGGGTTATAGCTGGTCTTATAAAACCACAAAGCGGAACTATTTTGCTAAACGGTAAGAGTTTAAATTTTGATAATTTTAAAGAATTTTCTAAAATATCACTTCTTATGCAAAATCAAAAATCCTGCCTAAACCCAGCCCTTAAAATCAAAACATCACTAAAGCTTTTAGAAAAATACCAAAACACAAAATTTATAGGAATCTTAGACAGTCTAAAAAGCCTAAATTTAAGCAAAAACACCCTTGATAAATATCCACACGAGTTAAGTGGTGGCGAAGCAAGTAGAGTTGGGATTTTAAAATCTTTACTTATAAAATCTGAAATTTTAATACTAGATGAGATAACATCTGGTCTTGATGATGATAATATCGCTCAACTTTTAGAGCTTATAAAAGGTATAAAAACTAGCATAATTTTTATAACTCATGATCTAAATTTAGCGCAAAAAGTATCTAAAAATTTCATCATCATAGAAAGTGCTAATCTTGTGACATATGGCAAATTTAGCGATATGCAAAATGATGAAATAGTTAAAAAATATCAAAATATTTAA